The DNA segment GGACGTTCGGTGCAATGTGATAGGTCGCGCCGTTGGCGCAATCCACAACAATCTTCAGCTCATTCAGGCTCAGTTCGTTCGGGAACGTACCTTTGCAGAACTCAATGTAGCGCCCCGCAGCATCCACAATACGGCTGGCTTTACCCAGCTCTGAGGAATCCACGCAGGTGATCTCTTTTTCCATCTCAGCTTCAATAGCCTCTTCAACTTCATCAGGCAGTTTGGTGCCGTCAATGGAGAAGAATTTAATCCCGTTGTCATAAAACGGGTTATGCGAAGCGGAGATAACGATCCCGGCCTCTGCACGGAAGGTTCGGGTCAGGTAAGCCACCGCAGGCGTCGGCATCGGGCCGGTAAAAGAGGCAGACAATCCCGCCGCCGCCAGACCGGCTTCCAGCGCAGACTCCAGCATATAGCCAGAAATACGCGTGTCTTTACCGATAATGATTTTACGTGAACCATGACGCGCCAGCACTTTCCCTGCGGCCCAGCCCAGCTTAAGCACAAAGTCAGGAGTAATGGGCGCATCGCCTACACGACCACGGATCCCATCGGTGCCAAAATATTTACGATTACTCATAGCGTTTATTTTCCTTTGCAGACAGGGTGGCTTCTACCACACGCATCGCTTCTACGGTTTCTTTAACGTCATGGACACGAATGATATGCGCCCCCTGCATTGCGGCGATAACCGCACACGCCAGGCTCCCGCTCAAACGATCGGAGGGCCCGACGTTGAGCAACTGACCAATCATCGATTTACGTGACATTCCCACCAGCAGCGGCAGGTTAAAATGATGAAACTCCGCCAGACGTGCCAGTAACGTATAGTTATGGGAGAGATTTTTACCGAAACCGAATCCCGGGTCGAGCAACAATTTCTCTTTTACGATGCCAGCCCTTTCACAGCGTGCTATTTGGTCAATAAAGTAGCGATTGACCTCCGCAAAAACGTCTTCGTACTTTGGCGCTTCCTGCATTGTTTTAGGCTGCCCTTGCATATGCATCAGGCAGACCGGTAAACCAGTCTCAGCCGCCGCCTCAAGCGCGCCCGGTTCAGAGAGGGAGCGAATGTCGTTGATGATGTGAGCGCCCACTCTTGCCGATTCCCGAATCACCTCCGGTTTTGAGGTATCCACTGAAATCCATACCTCAAAACGCTGGGCGATGGACTCAACTACCGGGATCACGCGTTCCAGTTCTTCTTCAACGCTGACATCCGCCGCGCCAGGTCGCGTTGATTCGCCGCCGACATCAATAATCGTCGCTCCGGCGTTAATCATCAGATTAGCGTGCTTCACCGCCTCCACCAGCGTATTGTGCGTCCCGCCATCGGAGAAAGAATCCGGCGTGACGTTCAGGATGCCCATTACGTGTGGGTGAGAGAGATCCAGCGTGGAGCCCTGGGCGAAGAGTTTCATAGCTAATCCTTCTGATGTTATTTCAAATATAAAAAACCCCGGAGCAAGCCCCAGGGTTTCGGTGAAGCAGAGTCATCAATAACAGATAACTTATTTGTCGCCTAACTGCTCTGACATGGTGTTGCCTGGGTTCGGCGTACGCGGTTCATCAACCGGGCGCGGCGCACGAGGCGTGCCATTGTTGTCAGAGTTGTTGGTGCCGTTCGGATCTTCCCAGCCAGCCGGCGGGCGAACTTCGCGGCGCGCCATCAGGTCATCAATCTGCGGCGCATCGATGGTCTCATACTTCATGAGCGCATCTTTCATTGCATGCAGGATGTCCATATTGTCATTCAGGATCTGACGAGCACGATTGTAGTTACGTTCAATCAGCGCTTTCACTTCCTGGTCGATGATACGCGCGGTTTCATCAGACATGTGTTTGGCTTTCGCAACGCTACGCCCCAGGAACACTTCACCCTCTTCCTCTGCATACAGCAGCGGACCGAGCTTATCGGAGAAGCCCCACTGGGTGACCATGTTACGCGCCAGGTTAGTCGCGACTTTAATGTCGTTCGACGCACCGGTAGAAACATGCTCTACGCCATAGATGATCTCTTCCGCCAGACGACCGCCGTACAACGTGGAGATCTGGCTTTCCAGTTTCTGACGGCTGGCGCTAATCGCGTCGCCTTCAGGCAGGAAGAAGGTCACACCCAGCGCACGACCGCGCGGAATAATCGTCACTTTATGCACCGGATCGTGCTCTGGAACAAGGCGACCAATAATCGCATGGCCTGCTTCGTGGTAAGCGGTAGATTCTTTCTGCGCTTCCGTCATCACCATGGAGCGGCGTTCCGCACCCATCATGATTTTGTCTTTCGCTTTCTCGAACTCAACCATGGATACCACACGCTTGTTGCCACGGGCAGCAAACAGTGCCGCTTCGTTCACAAGGTTCGCCAGATCGGCGCCAGAGAAGCCTGGCGTGCCGCGTGCGATGATTGCCGCATCGATATCCGGCGCCAGCGGTACGCGACGCATATGCACTTTCAGGATCTGCTCACGACCACGCACGTCTGGCAGACCTACCACGACCTGACGGTCGAAACGGCCAGGACGCAGCAGCGCAGGGTCAAGTACGTCTGGACGGTTAGTCGCCGCGATAACGATGATACCTTCGTTACCTTCAAAGCCGTCCATCTCAACCAGCATCTGGTTCAATGTCTGTTCACGTTCATCATGACCGCCGCCCAGACCCGCGCCACGCTGGCGGCCTACGGCGTCGATTTCATCGATGAAGATAATGCACGGCGCCGCTTTCTTAGCCTGTTCGAACATGTCACGCACACGAGATGCGCCAACACCGACGAACATTTCGACAAAGTCAGAACCGGAAATCGTAAAGAACGGGACTTTCGCTTCGCCTGCGATAGCTTTCGCCAGCAGGGTTTTACCCGTACCCGGAGGACCGACCATCAGGACGCCTTTCGGGATTTTACCGCCCAGCTTCTGGAAGCGGCTTGGTTCACGCAGATACTCGACCAGCTCAGCCACTTCTTCTTTCGCTTCGTCACAACCTGCGACATCGGCAAAAGTGGTTTTGATCTGATCTTCCGTCAGCATGCGCGCTTTACTCTTACCGAACGACATGGCGCCTTTGCCACCGCCGCCCTGCATCTGACGCATGAAGAAGATCCAGACGCCGATCAGCAACAGCATCGGGAACCAGGAAATAAAGATTGAAGCCAGCAGGCTCGGCTCTTCAGGTGGTTCGCCAACAACCTTGACGTTTTTGGTCAGCAGGTTATCAAGCAGCTTCGGATCGTTAACCGGAATGTAGGTCGTGTAACGGTTACTATCTTTCTTGGTAACGTTGATCTCACGTCCGTTGATACGCGCTTCACGAACCTGGTCCTGGTTGACCTCTTGCAGGAAGGTAGAGTAATCCACCTTACGGCCATTAGACTCGCTGGGCCCAAAGCTCTGGAATACTGACATCAGCACAACGGCAATGACCAGCCAGAGTATTAGGTTTTTCGCCATGTCACTCAAGGGATTAACCTCTTATTACAACTGTGTTAAAAACAGCGTCAGGATACTCTATATCCAGCTTCTTTCAAACTTTCGTCTGAAATCCCCCGGTTATGGTTTTCGCCCGGTCGCTACAATATACACTTCGCGTGAACGCGCACGCGAAGAGTCCGGCTTACGAACTTTAACCTTCGTAAACAGGGAGCGAATTTCCCTTAGGTACTCATCGAAACCTTCGCCCTGGAACACCTTCACTACAAAACTTCCACCTGGCGCCAGCACATCACGACACATTTCTAACGCCAGTTCCACCAGATACATGGCGCGGGGGATATCCACCGCCGGTGTTCCGCTCATGTTTGGTGCCATATCTGACATGACAACTTGTACTTTACTGTCACCCACGCGTTCCAGCAGCGCTTTCATAACAAGTTCATCACGAAAATCGCCCTGAAGAAAGTCCACACCAACGATAGGATCCATAGGTAAAAGATCGCAAGCGATGATACGGCCTTTGCCGCCAATCTGCGTGACCACATACTGTGACCAGCCTCCCGGCGCAGCACCGAGGTCGACAACCGTCATCCCCGGCTTAAAAAGTTTGTCACTTTGCTGTATTTCATCAAGTTTAAACCAGGCACGGGAACGTAACCCCTTTTTCTGCGCCTGTTGAACATATTTATCGCTAAAGTGTTCCTGAAGCCAGCGACTCGAGCTGGCAGAACGCTTTTTACCTGTCATTTAACTTTCCCATCGGGGCAATTCATCGTTACCCGTAGCGTAAATTTTTACGCGCTCATTTGGTGATATATGGGAGATGGCGGTAGAATGACCCGTTTTCAATCCCAACGTAAGCAAAAATATACGATGAATCTGAGTACTAAACAAAAACAGCACCTGAAAGGTCTGGCACATCCGCTCAAGCCGGTAGTTATGCTTGGCAACAATGGTTTGACCGAAGGGGTACTGGCCGAGATTGAACAAGCGTTAGAGCACCATGAACTTATCAAGGTGAAGATCGCCTCGGAAGATCGCGAAACCAAAACCTTGATCGTGGAAGCTATCGTACGCGAAACCGGCGCCTGTAACGTACAGGTCATCGGTAAAACGCTGGTACTTTATCGCCCAACTAAAGAACGTAAAATCTCGCTGCCACGCTAAGAATATCCTAAAATCGAACACAAAATCTGTGTAAAACGAGGGGTTTTCCGCAAGCAGGAGAGCAAAATGCCACGCTCTCTTCGTTGATAAAAGGCCGCATAGCGGCCTTTTTCCTTTCTTTACAATACATCAACATCTTGAGTATTGGGTAATTCTTACAGGTATTCCACCTTAATCACTTCGTATTCCACTTCGCCGCCAGGCGTTTTGATGGTCACGACGTCATCCTGCTCTTTGCCAACCAGGCCGCGCGCGATAGGTGAATTCACGGAAATCAGGTTCTGTTTAAAATCCGCTTCGTCATCGCCGACAATACGCCAGGTCTGCTCTTCATCGTTATCGAGATTCAGAACAGTTACCGTTGCGCCGAAAACAACACGTCCGTTGTTCGGCATCTTCGTCACGTCGATCACCTGCGCATTCGACAGCTTCGCCTCGATATCCTTGATACGTCCTTCGCAGAAACCCTGCTGTTCACGCGCAGCGTGATACTCGGCGTTCTCTTTCAGGTCGCCATGCTCACGCGCTTCCGCGATAGCGGCGATGATTTCAGGACGGCGCACAGATTTCAGAAAATCCAGCTCTTCGCGCAGTTTTTCGGCACCACGTAAAGTCATCGGAATAGCTTGCATTTGTTATACCTCTTGAACATTCCTGTAGGGGGTGATTGACCCCACCTCGGCTGCTAAGCCTGCTCCGGTATGCGTTCTACCAAAGCCAGAAGCAAAAAAATACCGACCCGGGTACAAAGCCCCAGGTCAGCTACAATTCTCAATTTGATACGTATTTTACCCTGGAGTTCCCTATGGGTCATCGTTTACTTTCCAGGGCATTGCGCCGTAGTATGACGGCTTGTTTCCAGGTTGTTAGCGCGAGATTATGCGATTTTCCAGATTTATCATCGGATTGACCACCAGTATAGCGTTCAGCGTCCAGGCCGCGAATGTTGATGAATACATCAATCAGCTCCCTGATGGGGCCAACCTTGCTTTCATGGCTCAGAAGGTCGGCGCGTCCACGCCCGCGATTGATTACCATAGCCAGCAGATGGCGCTGCCCGCCAGTACGCAAAAAGTGATCACGGCCCTCGCGGCATTGATTCAGCTCGGCCCCGATTTTCGTTTTACCACCACGCTGGAGACAAAAGGCAACGTGGACAATGGCGTCTTAAAAGGGGACTTAGTGGCGCGATTTGGTGCCGATCCGACGCTAAAACGCCAGGATATTCGCAATATGGTCGCAACGCTGAAAAAATCCGGCGTGACGCAAATTGCGGGAAATGTGCTCATCGACACCTCCATTTTCGCCAGCCATGATAAAGCGCCAGGCTGGCCCTGGAATGACATGACGCAATGTTTTAGCGCACCACCCGCAGCCGCCATTGTCGATCGCAACTGCTTTTCCATCTCCCTCTACAGCGCGCAAAAACCGAATGACTTAGCGTATATTCGCGTGGCGTCCTATTACCCGGTGACTATGTTCAGTCAGGTTCGCACCCTCCCACGCGGCTCTGCGGAAGCGCAATACTGTGAGCTGGATGTCGTTCCTGGGGATTTAAACCGCTTCACGCTGACAGGCTGTCTGCCGCAGCGCGCCGAACCGTTACCGCTGGCCTTCGCCATTCAGGACGGCGCCAGCTATGCCGGAGCAATCCTGAAAGACGAGTTAAAACAAGCAGGTATTACCTACAGCGGTACGCTGTTACGCCAGACGCAGGCCAACGAACCCGGAACGGTGGTTGCCAGCAAGCAGTCTGCGCCGCTGCATGATTTGCTTAAGATTATGCTGAAAAAATCGGACAACATGATTGCCGATACCGTCTTTCGCATGATCGGCCACGCACGCTTCAACGTTCCCGGCACATGGCGGGCGGGATCTGATGCCGTACGCCAGATCCTGCGTCAACAGGCTGGCGTTGATATTGGCAATACCATCATTGCTGACGGTTCGGGCCTCTCTCGCCACAACCTGATTGCCCCGGCCACCATGATGCAGGTGCTGCAATACATCGCCCAACACGACAACGAGCTGAACTTTATCTCCATGCTGCCGCTGGCGGGATATGACGGCTCTCTGCAATACCGTGCGGGTCTGCATCAGGCTGGGGTCGATGGTAAAGTTTCGGCGAAAACAGGCTCGCTGCAAGGGGTCTATAATCTGGCGGGATTTATTACAACGGCAAGTGGGCAACGGATGGCGTTTGTTCAGTATCTTTCCGGGTATGCCGTTACGCCAGCTGACCAGCGCAATCGTCGAATTCCGTTAGTACGTTTTGAAAGCCGGTTGTACAAAGATCTTTATCAGAACAACTAGGTAAGGATAGTGCCGGATGGCGCTGACGCTTATCCGGCCTACACACTAGATGGGTCATTTAATTGCCGGATGGCGGCGCTTTGCGCCTTATCCGGCCTACTATCCGTAGGCCCGGTAAGCGTAAGCGCCACCGGGCATTTGAACCAGATTAACGTTTGTAGATGAACTCGACGCCTTCTTCGTCGTCTTCGTCCCAGTCGTCATCCCAGTCATCTTCTGCTTCATCTTCGACTTCAGCGAGCTGCTGACGGTGATAATCGTCCCACATGAACTCCACTTTCTCCGGCTGCTTCGCTTCATCAGCCTGAACGATGGGGTTCTCGATGATAAAGGTCATCACATCCCAGCAGAGATCTTTCACGCCAGTCTGGCTGGCAGCGGAAATCATGTAGTACTTATCTTCCCAGCCCAGCGCCTGCGCGATAGCTTTCGCTTTTTCTTCCGCTTCGGCCTGGTCCAGCAAATCAATTTTGTTGAACACTAACCAGCGCGGCTTAGCAGCCAGATCCTGACTGTATTTTTCCAGTTCGCCGATAATGATACGGGCGTTTTCCACCGGATCGGAACCGTCGATCGGATCGATATCAATAAGGTGCAGCAGTACGCGGCAACGTTCCAGGTGCTTCAGGAAGCGAATCCCCAGACCCGCGCCTTCCGCCGCACCTTCAATCAGCCCCGGAATATCGGCAACCACAAAGCTCTTTTCGTTGTCCATACGCACAACGCCAAGGCTCGGCACCAGAGTGGTAAACGGATAGTCCGCCACTTTCGGTTTTGCCGCAGATACCGCGCGGATAAAGGTTGATTTACCGGCGTTTGGCATACCCAGCATACCCACGTCCGCCAGCAGCATCAGCTCCAGCATCAAA comes from the Citrobacter koseri ATCC BAA-895 genome and includes:
- the yhbY gene encoding ribosome assembly RNA-binding protein YhbY, whose product is MNLSTKQKQHLKGLAHPLKPVVMLGNNGLTEGVLAEIEQALEHHELIKVKIASEDRETKTLIVEAIVRETGACNVQVIGKTLVLYRPTKERKISLPR
- the ftsH gene encoding ATP-dependent zinc metalloprotease FtsH, with protein sequence MAKNLILWLVIAVVLMSVFQSFGPSESNGRKVDYSTFLQEVNQDQVREARINGREINVTKKDSNRYTTYIPVNDPKLLDNLLTKNVKVVGEPPEEPSLLASIFISWFPMLLLIGVWIFFMRQMQGGGGKGAMSFGKSKARMLTEDQIKTTFADVAGCDEAKEEVAELVEYLREPSRFQKLGGKIPKGVLMVGPPGTGKTLLAKAIAGEAKVPFFTISGSDFVEMFVGVGASRVRDMFEQAKKAAPCIIFIDEIDAVGRQRGAGLGGGHDEREQTLNQMLVEMDGFEGNEGIIVIAATNRPDVLDPALLRPGRFDRQVVVGLPDVRGREQILKVHMRRVPLAPDIDAAIIARGTPGFSGADLANLVNEAALFAARGNKRVVSMVEFEKAKDKIMMGAERRSMVMTEAQKESTAYHEAGHAIIGRLVPEHDPVHKVTIIPRGRALGVTFFLPEGDAISASRQKLESQISTLYGGRLAEEIIYGVEHVSTGASNDIKVATNLARNMVTQWGFSDKLGPLLYAEEEGEVFLGRSVAKAKHMSDETARIIDQEVKALIERNYNRARQILNDNMDILHAMKDALMKYETIDAPQIDDLMARREVRPPAGWEDPNGTNNSDNNGTPRAPRPVDEPRTPNPGNTMSEQLGDK
- the rlmE gene encoding 23S rRNA (uridine(2552)-2'-O)-methyltransferase RlmE produces the protein MTGKKRSASSSRWLQEHFSDKYVQQAQKKGLRSRAWFKLDEIQQSDKLFKPGMTVVDLGAAPGGWSQYVVTQIGGKGRIIACDLLPMDPIVGVDFLQGDFRDELVMKALLERVGDSKVQVVMSDMAPNMSGTPAVDIPRAMYLVELALEMCRDVLAPGGSFVVKVFQGEGFDEYLREIRSLFTKVKVRKPDSSRARSREVYIVATGRKP
- the cgtA gene encoding Obg family GTPase CgtA, with the protein product MKFVDEASILVVAGDGGNGCVSFRREKYIPKGGPDGGDGGDGGDVWLEADENLNTLIDYRFEKSFRAERGQNGASRDCTGKRGKDVTIKVPVGTRVIDQGTGETMGDMTKHGQRLMVAKGGWHGLGNTRFKSSVNRTPRQKTMGTPGDKRDLMLELMLLADVGMLGMPNAGKSTFIRAVSAAKPKVADYPFTTLVPSLGVVRMDNEKSFVVADIPGLIEGAAEGAGLGIRFLKHLERCRVLLHLIDIDPIDGSDPVENARIIIGELEKYSQDLAAKPRWLVFNKIDLLDQAEAEEKAKAIAQALGWEDKYYMISAASQTGVKDLCWDVMTFIIENPIVQADEAKQPEKVEFMWDDYHRQQLAEVEDEAEDDWDDDWDEDDEEGVEFIYKR
- the folP gene encoding dihydropteroate synthase; protein product: MKLFAQGSTLDLSHPHVMGILNVTPDSFSDGGTHNTLVEAVKHANLMINAGATIIDVGGESTRPGAADVSVEEELERVIPVVESIAQRFEVWISVDTSKPEVIRESARVGAHIINDIRSLSEPGALEAAAETGLPVCLMHMQGQPKTMQEAPKYEDVFAEVNRYFIDQIARCERAGIVKEKLLLDPGFGFGKNLSHNYTLLARLAEFHHFNLPLLVGMSRKSMIGQLLNVGPSDRLSGSLACAVIAAMQGAHIIRVHDVKETVEAMRVVEATLSAKENKRYE
- the dacB gene encoding serine-type D-Ala-D-Ala carboxypeptidase; this encodes MRFSRFIIGLTTSIAFSVQAANVDEYINQLPDGANLAFMAQKVGASTPAIDYHSQQMALPASTQKVITALAALIQLGPDFRFTTTLETKGNVDNGVLKGDLVARFGADPTLKRQDIRNMVATLKKSGVTQIAGNVLIDTSIFASHDKAPGWPWNDMTQCFSAPPAAAIVDRNCFSISLYSAQKPNDLAYIRVASYYPVTMFSQVRTLPRGSAEAQYCELDVVPGDLNRFTLTGCLPQRAEPLPLAFAIQDGASYAGAILKDELKQAGITYSGTLLRQTQANEPGTVVASKQSAPLHDLLKIMLKKSDNMIADTVFRMIGHARFNVPGTWRAGSDAVRQILRQQAGVDIGNTIIADGSGLSRHNLIAPATMMQVLQYIAQHDNELNFISMLPLAGYDGSLQYRAGLHQAGVDGKVSAKTGSLQGVYNLAGFITTASGQRMAFVQYLSGYAVTPADQRNRRIPLVRFESRLYKDLYQNN
- the greA gene encoding transcription elongation factor GreA — encoded protein: MQAIPMTLRGAEKLREELDFLKSVRRPEIIAAIAEAREHGDLKENAEYHAAREQQGFCEGRIKDIEAKLSNAQVIDVTKMPNNGRVVFGATVTVLNLDNDEEQTWRIVGDDEADFKQNLISVNSPIARGLVGKEQDDVVTIKTPGGEVEYEVIKVEYL